The proteins below come from a single Leifsonia sp. 1010 genomic window:
- a CDS encoding DUF2087 domain-containing protein produces the protein MAQDDRASADGTPADGQRPVDWRPVDWRPVVAALANRDARAVWAQLIADGGPVAGMSPARQRRALALLEGVGLVHRAGDDSYEPVDTAFRELLAASASLQPRREGVERFLRPDGRIDRFPAAADDRSALLAHIGDRVLADGETVTERDLTDRLARFGDDPVTLRRYLVDAGILLRTRSGSEYTRAEAPTDS, from the coding sequence GTGGCACAGGACGACAGAGCGAGCGCCGATGGAACGCCGGCCGACGGGCAGCGGCCCGTGGACTGGCGGCCTGTGGACTGGCGGCCCGTGGTCGCCGCGCTGGCCAACCGGGACGCGCGTGCGGTGTGGGCGCAGCTCATCGCGGACGGCGGACCGGTCGCCGGGATGAGCCCGGCGAGGCAGCGACGCGCCCTGGCGCTGCTCGAGGGCGTCGGCCTGGTGCACCGCGCGGGCGACGACTCCTACGAGCCGGTCGACACCGCGTTCCGGGAACTGCTGGCCGCGTCGGCGTCGCTGCAGCCGCGCCGCGAGGGCGTCGAGCGGTTCCTGCGCCCGGACGGCCGGATCGACCGCTTCCCGGCGGCCGCCGACGACCGCTCCGCGCTGCTCGCCCACATCGGAGACCGCGTGCTCGCCGACGGCGAGACCGTCACCGAACGCGACCTCACCGACCGCCTGGCACGATTCGGCGACGACCCGGTGACGTTGCGGCGCTACCTGGTCGACGCGGGCATCCTGCTGCGCACGCGCTCGGGGTCGGAGTACACCCGCGCGGAAGCTCCCACAGACTCCTGA
- a CDS encoding CGNR zinc finger domain-containing protein, giving the protein MGRQTDLAFERENEVIPAQLRLVRDFVNTVEYQEDEEGWESPDDLAAWLKGRGLLAEGVAATDDDLMLAKTVREGLRSVLATHAGHDADPAALRGLDDALAELPLRLSFGGPSSFALAPATDRGARAALAGVLDAVRASREDGSWARLKVCDRVTCRWAYYDYSKNRSSRWCTMAGCGNAVKMQKAHARRASTAS; this is encoded by the coding sequence ATGGGTCGGCAGACGGATCTCGCGTTCGAACGGGAGAACGAAGTCATCCCCGCGCAGCTGCGGCTGGTGCGGGACTTCGTCAACACCGTCGAGTACCAGGAGGACGAGGAGGGCTGGGAGAGCCCGGACGACCTCGCGGCGTGGCTGAAGGGCCGCGGTCTGCTCGCGGAGGGCGTCGCCGCCACCGATGATGACCTGATGCTCGCGAAGACCGTGCGCGAAGGGCTCCGCTCCGTGCTCGCCACGCACGCCGGCCACGACGCCGACCCTGCCGCGCTCCGCGGCCTCGACGACGCGCTCGCCGAGCTGCCGCTCCGGCTGTCCTTCGGCGGTCCGTCGTCGTTCGCGCTGGCACCCGCGACCGATCGCGGCGCCCGCGCCGCTCTGGCCGGAGTGCTGGATGCGGTGCGCGCCTCCCGCGAGGACGGCAGCTGGGCGCGGCTCAAGGTCTGCGATCGGGTCACCTGCCGGTGGGCGTACTACGACTACTCCAAGAACCGCTCCAGCCGGTGGTGCACCATGGCGGGCTGCGGAAACGCGGTCAAGATGCAGAAGGCGCACGCGCGGCGCGCATCCACGGCATCCTGA